ATAATGTAGGAAAGGAAAATGCTTGTAAAACTTGGGGCTTGGGCTTCCTGGTTGAGCGGTCTCTGAGGCGTGTGTCTGGTTCCAGTCCCCAGCCGGTTGAAGCGGCGGGTTTCCAACACAGGAGAGAACAGCCAGGTTCCACTTGTCAGTGTGGGCCGTGGGAGCCCGCAGTCCCTTGGGGAGAGGCCCTGGCTCGCTGGGGCCGGACTAACGTGTGCGACCCCTCTGGCCTCCTGCCGGAGCGTGATCATTTCCCCAGCTCTCTGTCGCGCGTGGAAGGCGTCTGCGGGAACTGGCAAAGTGCGCCCgggccccacctccctccagggGCTAAGGGAGGCTCTAGGAGGACACAGGAGGGGAGCAGCTCTCTGTGCGCCCCGGAGCACTGGCCAGCGGGCTTCCTCTGCCAAGAGCCCCGTTTGTTCCCCACGTGGATCTGCACTTGTGGctacaaagccctggcaggggaAAGTAGTGTGTGAAGAGTCGCTGCAAAGTCCAGGTCGGTGGGAGGAGTTGGGGAACTTTCTCCCGTCCCGAGAGCCGCCTGGGCGTGCCACGGACAGCGCTCCTGGTACGGTGTGTTGCGGGGTAACTCTGTGGCGGCCGCTTCTCAGGGCCCGTGCCCCTGGGGAAGGCGGGCTCGTCTCGAAAgcgctccctgtctcctgctgGCCGCGGGGAGCCGAGAGGGCAGCAGATCTGAGCCTCCCACACACCGCAGCTACAGCGGGCAGGGATCGATAGGGTGCAAACCTCTAATCCGCTGTCCCCGCATCGACCGTCCGCTCGATACCATGATACCCTAACTGGTAGCGTTCAATGCGTTCCCCTTCCTGCTCCCGATTTAATAAAGCGATCGATTAGCGCTCAAAGTGGCGTTTTAATTAGCTGCCTGTTAATTAACATCGGGAATGAATTCTCCTCCGCTGAGTGGCACCTTCGCTCATTGCTttgattgcccccccccccacagccccaatAATCCGCGGGACGAAATCAACTGCCGCGccagtgcagagctgggctgtgggcagggagAGGCGGCTCCGCAGCGCGCTCCAGGAGGGCTCCCGAGCGGCCTTgttgcccggcccggcccggttCAGGGTTTCCCGACGTAGGGGGAGATGTGGCAAAGTCCGCCGGCCCCTCCGCgtgaggctgggagccaggcgaAGAGGGCCCGCGGGATGGGGCGAGCCGGAGCCGCGCTCCCCGGCCGCAAAGCCCCTGCGGTCCGGGCTGAGGCTCCGCCAGACCTGGCAAAACCCGAGAGGTTCCCTTGCCGCGAGCCGGCCTAGCCAGGTGCAAATCGATCGCACGTCCTCCTTCGTCCCCCCGGGCGCACGCTGCCCCCCGGCTGCCAGGCAGGCCCAGCCCAGGCTGGCCGCTCCGGTTCACGCCCCTGGGCAGGTTTGACAGGACTTCTGAGGGCGAGAAACGGCACGAGCCGCCTCCCGTGGAAGGGGCAACGGGTGGGGTGCGTGCGAGCAGCCCCTCTGCGGCTTTCCTAGGGAAAGGGAATGAGAAAGTTACACGAACCCCGATCGTTGTTACTATCGGGCCCTGTGGTTGTCTAAGGGCTGTTATCCTGCTTGGGCGGAACAGGCCGAGCATCACCTCACTCCTCCAaggagctggtgggggtgggacGAGCTGATCCCGGGTATTCCAGATCTGCCAAGGATAACAAAAGTCAAAAGAGAAAAACCTTCAGTTGTATGTCTCCAGTTCCTGCCTATAAAAAGtcatggagggtgggagggggaaataattgCAGTTCTCCTTGCAAAAGATCTGCGGGCACACATGGGTTTGTGTTTTAACCTAGCAGCTGATTTCCTAGCTCACGTTGGTACAAGTGGCTCCATTAGATTTCTGTTCAGGACGAGCTGCCTTTTGTAAAGCCGTCTGTAGCGTCAGGGAGCAAAAGCGAGCACCAGAGAAGGGGAAAGTGGCATCGAAACGATCAGAATAAATCCCCACCtagaaacaaacaagcaaaagttTTAAATATGCTGCTCTAGGTCTTTTCTCGTAAACATTTCAGCTTTGACAATAATATACACGCGAATAAACAGAGAGAGCCATGAAAATAAAAGTATTAACTGTTTGTTTGGTGACATGACTTTAAGCTCTAAATCCTGTGCCCGAGACAGAGAAGCGTATTGTTATTTAAAGGATTATGCCAGTGTAACATCTTATCTCGGATCAGACATTTCCCTGGAGATAATTAGGATATACTTTTTTTGTAAATTGCAAAGAAAGATAGCAGCCTTCGTTTATTCTCTAGGAAACCTTCAGTACTTCTGGGGAATTTTCCCTACGTCGGTCATTCTCTTTCAATTTTTctcttaacttttaaaatatataaaagatatctgcttttaatttttaatagtgCAAACCTTACATGATTTAttagaaaaaagaagaaagatttcTCAGGACAACGAACATGTTAACTACATCAGCAAAGCAGCACTAAAAGTATTGTTCTCCCTGGACCAAGATTCTTTCTTAGACAATAGATGATCTGTTGGTAACCCCTATCGCCGCCCAGTGGACAAAGGAGCCATTGCATCTCTTCCAGATCAGGCTTTCTGTTTTCAGCAACTGGACACTTAAAGACACGTGTAAATTAAACATGAATGGGGATAGAACATCAAAATCAGAATCTACCGTAGAAGCAGATGGCTATCCTTCACAGTTCACTTCCGTTACAAAGCAGACTGAGACAACTTCTGCAAAAGCAAAACACCAAAGCTAAACACAGGAGATGTGAAAGAcatattttgtttccaaaatcATTAGACACCTGAAACAAGAAAATGTGTTAGTGGCTTAAAAATTTAAAGCCGTCTTTACACTTTGTAGCTCTTCAGCAGAAAGCCAGATGAAGATGAATTTAGTAACTTGACAGACATATATATAAGTTGATGCTGATAGCTCGACAGCTGCCAGAGTCAAAGTTTTGGCTTTACTAGGAAAACTTCTTAAATACTTTAGTTAAACAATTCATTCTCTGAACTGCAACGAAAATGCCATAAATATGCTCCTTGTTTAAATGCGGAAATAAAGGCCCGAACAAATCTACAAGAAGCTAATACGCAAATAATTCCTTGAATTAGATTATTCTTCGACACGGAAAAGCAGTGTAAAGTTAAATAAAAGTTGAATACGTTTTAaacaatgtttaattttaaatccaCTGGTCTTAGATTTTATTTTCAACCTTTGATCTGTAAAAGAATtaattgattacaaatatatcGTCATGTGTCCCGTCAACTTGTAAAAAAAACCATGTAAGCTTGCAAAAATGGGAATGGTTACTTTATTTCAAGCTTACCTGGGAGGGGTAAATGGTCATAAATTGTGTTTAGGTCTTGACTACAAGCcttgttttaaaaccaaaggCAGGAATCGCTACATAGCCAACTACTGCATTGCTTTTTCTTTAGATCTATACTTCACAGTGGATTCCGCTTTAAAAGGTCTCCTTAGCTGCCGTTTGAATCAAAGCCTCCCTTTCCACGAAAATGTAATTAATAAGTCTTAAGAGACTATATCCTGCATAGGTTGTTTGCAAGCGGGCAGATGTACATGTTGGCCCGGCTTGATTCCTTACCGGAATAAATGCTATCCCTTCTACATTTCCTCAGCCACTGGGTCAAATTCCTGATTTCTTTGCCCACGTAGTTAAATATTACGAGTCAATAACATTTCTAACCACACAACACAAGCTGTGCTATGGGCGGTTTTTTCACTCTTCAGTCATGTTAGGCGTATAAACCAAACCGAACCAATCTGAAATGAATTATTTATACAGGATTTGgaataattgatttttgttgTGCTATCACTCAGTCTCCTATGTTATGTGTTTTCCCTGGCGGCACCAATCTTCCTCCAACTTTTAATGCGGATATTTCTTTAGGAAATGCGCCGCGGCGGAATGCTGATGGCTTCGATCCCTGCAAATAATGCCCCgaatcaatatttttttaaaagtataaattcGAGAAAGAACATGATCCAATGTCATCACTGCCACCCAGTGACATATTTTCGGCAGTTAATAGTAAATGCCAGGAGGAGAGGGCTGCTGGACAGATGTAACAATGAATGCTGCAGTTCTGCACGTAGGATTAATGATCTCGGTAGTTTTATGCAGGAATTTTCATGATTAAATAGAATATCATAAAAAATACCGACCTTTAAGGCTGCTTTATGCCTAACCCAGCAATCCATCAATAACTACGATGAATCTCAGCTTGACCTATGGCAGGAGATTGTTAAAGAGGGGCTTGCTATGATGGGGTAGCCAAAATAAGAGGAGGCTTTCAGCTAACAGTGAAGAGCCATCACAGCAAATCTTTTTCTGTACTAACAAAAAGAAAGCTCTCTACAGACACCTGTCCACAACGAAGATTATCTCAGACCTGGCTCAGGTACTTTATTTAcccattttctttcttctttttttccctgtggcGTTCCACTGAACTAGTGAACTGTCAGTTTTAGCTTTAATGCCTCTCATCTAGCACATTGTCTAACGCTATCAGCGAACATTACGCCTCTAAATATCGTACGTTAGTTAATCCTGTTTCACGTCCCCCTATTATTCTTCCTGTATCTATTTCCGTCGGCAAGGATGCAGCCCCCACATAAAAGCCTTCTGCCACCTCAGTGAATTCACCCATCCCTTGATTTCATATTGTCAGTTAGACTCATTTCAATGTATAAGTCTGGcaaaaaaagatgatttttttttggtcgggagggagagagagtcaTAGATAATTAAAATGCCTTGTtataatatttttgaaatatattttcctttgcctactttattttttaattaatgtaaCTTAAGGAAAAAGCTCGGAGACTTTAATTGCCATTTGATGTGGTAAGAAATATATTCTTGCAGGCTGACATGGCAGTGATGCCAGCACGGTTTACCTTAGATTCATGGGGTCCTTAAAATGGTAATTCGAAGTAAAATGTAACTCAAAGAACTTTGAATCATTCATTAGCACCTTATAATTACTCTGCTAATTAGGTTGACACGGTACTTAATCAGGAGTAATACGACGTCTTGTCACTGGCAGTTCCCATTACTCTGACATTCAACAAGAGACAGGTTGGAGTCGTCCTAGAGAAATTAACACAAGTTGATGTCCTCCGAAGAACCAGTGGAATAATTTCCTGCAGTCCCAGGCGAATCGACAGTAACTATTCCCTCTCCAACTGAAACGCTAAAACAAGAGAAACCCGAGAGAGCCCAAAGGGGCTAACGAATTCAAGCAATACCCCCGGACTCGGGGAAGCCAGAACGGCTGCAACCGagtcactaaactgggaggacattTGTGCTTCTGTTCTATTAGTAAATCCGGATTAATTGGCATGCATGCTCTAACTGGAGACTGCTTTGGGTGCCGCACTGGCTTCTTCTATTTTCTTGACAGGCTTCGCgctccttttaattttttcccctttggagaGCAGAAGCCTTTTCGCTCAGCTCAGAACTGAACCCCCCCTGTTTCCTAGTCAATAAATGCAAAGCATTTCCCATCAACCTGGCGTGCGATGGAAACCTGAGCACCTGCTCTCACAGGCTAGCCAAGGGACTACAAAACACCAGGAGGCGAAGCCAGGAAATAAGTCTCTTGAAAGTTTTTGCCCATGTTCTCATGGGGTCCTTGTCATTTATTTTCCCATCTATGTCTGCTACCCTTTTTAGTTTCTATGGCAGGTGTGAGTTTCAAAAGAGTGGGTCGAACAGGCTGGGATAGCTACACTGGATTTCCATGCTGCCCTTTCCCCCCCATCATCACCTCCCCCCTCTGTTACTCGATCTCACCTCTTAAACTAATGGGCAAACCATCCCCCCCCCCTGCTTTCTCTTCCCACACGCTGCACTTTATTGCTATGTGTAATGGTGGTGGTGATCACCGCTACCGCGGCTGATGACTGAGGCGGCGGTGCGCTCTGGAACCAGAGTGGAGACCGACTGGAGAAGGAATCCTGGAGACCCTATAGCCGACCAGCCCCGGCTCGGAAATTGACAAGGGCCCCAGAGCCCACGCTCATTGGCTGCCGCTCCTCGGCGTCAGCCGGGGCCGCGCGGGCCGCCAATGGGGGCTTGTGCCGGCTGGCGGAAAAAACCCAGGGTTTATAATAAAGCGGAGGGGGGACGCGGCTGGCAATGGCCGTGACGTCACGGGAGGGAGTCGCTGGAGCCGAGAGGAGCCGGGCTGCACCGGGAAGAGCGCGGCAGTGGCCGGGGTCCGTCCCGCTTCGCGTctcctgccgccgccgccgccgccccccggcGCCGCGCCTCAACTTCCCGAGAAAGTTCACTAACTCCGCGGcggcccccggcccggccccgggcGCCCTGCCGCCTCCTGCGGCGGCTGCCGCCCGCTGCGATGCCACCTAGCCGGGCGACCCAGCCCGGGCTGGCCACGCTCCGGTAGCGCCCCGTGAGCAGCACGGCCAAccccacgtgtgtgtgtgtgtccgagCGCACCACCTGAGCCTGCTGCCCGCGCCTTCTCCGTCCTCTCCCCGGtcacttccccccgccccccccggctggGGTTTGTTTCTTTCCTAGTCCCGTGGCTGCCCTTCCACCAGCCCGTCTTGTCgccatcccagcccccccccccccactttctgtTTGTTTGAAAGACACTGACATTCTCGTTGCTGTTTTATGTATTGATCCGATTGTGGCGGTGACTCGAGCCTCCCGAGCCCCGGCTGGAGGACTGGGATGAAGGCGCCTCTCTGAGTGACCACAATGGAAGGATCTAGCGGGTCGAGCTTTGGAATAGACACGATTTTGTCTACGAACGGCTCAGGCAGCCCCGGCATGATGAACGGAGACTTTCGCCAGCTCAACAGCGATGCCAGGACTGCGGATTTTAGAAACCAGGCCACCCCGTCCCCTTGTTCGGAGATAGACACAGTAGGGACGGCTCCTTCGTCCCCCATCTCCGTCACCATGGAGCACCCCGAGCAGCATCTGGTGCAAGAGCATCACCATCTCCATcacggccagcagcagcagcagcagcagcaaagtttGCAGCAATCACCCCAACAGCAACAACAGTTGGGCTCGGGCAACTCTGCCCCCAGGACTTCCAcctcttcttttttaattaaagacaTTTTGGGCGACAGCAAACCGCTGGCGGCTTGTGCACCTTACAGCACCAGTGTCTCCTCTCCCCATCACACCCCAAAACAAGAGGGCAACGCAGCCAACGAGAGCTTCAGGCCAAAACTAGAGCAGGAGGACAGCAAAACCAAACTAGACAAACGCGACGATACGCAGAATGATCTCAAATGCCACGGTGAGTATATTACCCCAGCCGCCTCTACCGCTTCCGCCATGGCTTGTGAGCAGCCTCTGTCGTGACAGGGTTTCACTCTGATTCCTAATAACACTAATGCTATTGATTAATAATAACCTTATGGTATGACTCTCCGGTGGCCAGTATTGTACACAATTTGATATGGGAAGCGATTCAATTCCCTGGTCACATTTCTGATATTTTAGGAGctgtaacaaaaaacaaaaacaaaaaccccaaacaaacaaacaaacaaaaaaaccaaaaccaaaaaaatcccaccaaaaATAGTAAAATCCAATCCTCTTTAAATTAttgtctctgatttttttttgtttaaatatcagATCCCTGgagaaataaatctttttttctcttgctgggGAGCCCCTCTTTTTTTAGTTTAGttgtttggcaaaaaaaaaaaaaaaaaaaaaaagtctgaccgtttgtttctttttaaacttggatgcatttcttcttttttaaacgCTAATCCGTTTAAATGACACCAAGCACAGAGGTTTAGCAGCACTTAATTTAATAGGACAAATTTCCAAGCAGATCTAAAAGTAGGTAAGAACTTTTCACTAGATCACGGTAGAAGGCTTTTTACATTTTATGAGCTCCCAGTGTTTTCCTATGCTGGGATGGGATGTTTCTCTTTTTCGAATTGTGTACACCTGCGGAGTCTGCAATAGTGGGGTATTTCCtgttttaaatatacatatatatgcgTGTGTATGGGCGTGGGGGTTATATTTAAGAAGATAGCTGCCCTTTGAAAAGCCTTTTCCTTAATTTATGCCGAAGAAGGATTCTCTGCTTTCTGCAAAATGGCTTTGCACGAGGCACACTTTAAACTATGCGGTGAGAGGACACATTTTCCTAATTTTACGCCATTCACCTATTTTGCCATGTTGTGCGATGAATAATAGAAAGACGCTCATGTGTGCCATTCATTTTGCTATTTTAACATTAGCATAAGAGTGCCCAAAACAGATGAACAGTCTGGTCTGGCGATTTTTTGTGCACCAACCTCCCCAGTGGGTCAATTAGAGAGATTATTGTTCTTCCTGCAGGGAAGATCAAGGAGCGCTGCAAAAACTGGTACAAACAGAGATGGATTGACATATCGATTTCCCAGCatttcagcaaaaaaaccaaagtTGACAAATAGAATCCGGAAATCTTAGCGCTGTCACCAGGACGTGCTCAGCAATTTGAGCTCAACTTGGTGCTTGGGTGACATATCCTGTCGGAGGCATTAGCACATCTGATGCGCTCGCTGTTCTGCACTTTATTTTAACCTCCCCCAAGTGCACCTGAAAGGGGAAAACCTTACCCCAGAAAGGGGGACTGTTTGTCGGCTGCATAGAGAGAAATCGCCAGACCCTCCTGTCAAACCCACTTAGACACGTAGGTACGAAAAGGCATCAGCTAAATTAAGGGATGTCCTTGGAGTCCTGAATGCAGCAGTCAGATGATAATCAACTCTAGAAAGAAATCGACTTTGCCCCGAGTCCCAGACCCCGAGCAGCCTTGCCTTGGGTTGCTGCTTTAGACCCTGTTTCTAGTGTTGTGCTTGTGAATTGTTCCTAGGGACAAAAGAAGAGGGCGACCGGGAGATTACAAGTAGCCGGGATAGCCCCCCAGTCCGAGCGAAGAAACCTCGGAAGGCGAGGACGGCCTTTTCGGACCATCAGCTC
The nucleotide sequence above comes from Chelonia mydas isolate rCheMyd1 chromosome 8, rCheMyd1.pri.v2, whole genome shotgun sequence. Encoded proteins:
- the BARHL2 gene encoding barH-like 2 homeobox protein, yielding MEGSSGSSFGIDTILSTNGSGSPGMMNGDFRQLNSDARTADFRNQATPSPCSEIDTVGTAPSSPISVTMEHPEQHLVQEHHHLHHGQQQQQQQQSLQQSPQQQQQLGSGNSAPRTSTSSFLIKDILGDSKPLAACAPYSTSVSSPHHTPKQEGNAANESFRPKLEQEDSKTKLDKRDDTQNDLKCHGTKEEGDREITSSRDSPPVRAKKPRKARTAFSDHQLNQLERSFERQKYLSVQDRMDLAAALNLTDTQVKTWYQNRRTKWKRQTAVGLELLAEAGNYSALQRMFPSPYFYHPSLLGSMDSTTAAAAAAAMYSSMYRTPPAPHPQLQRPLVPRVLIHGLGPGGQPALNPLASPIPGTPHPR